One stretch of Streptococcus australis DNA includes these proteins:
- a CDS encoding LysR family transcriptional regulator, with translation MNIQQLRYVVAIANSGTFREAAEKMYVSQPSLSISVRDLEKELGFKIFRRTSSGTFLTRRGMEFYEKAQELVKGFDVFQNQYANPEEEKDEFSIASQHYDFLPPTITAFSERYPDYKNFRIFESTTVQILDEVAQGHSEIGIIYLNNQNQKGIMQRVEKLGLEVIELIPFHTHIYLREGHPLAEKEELVMEDLADLPTVRFTQEKDEYLYYSENFVDTSASSQMFNVTDRATLNGILERTDAYATGSGFLDSDSVNGITVIRLKDNLDNRMVYVKREEVELSQAGTLFVEVMQEYFDQKRKS, from the coding sequence ATGAATATTCAACAATTACGCTATGTTGTTGCTATTGCCAATAGTGGTACTTTCCGAGAAGCTGCTGAAAAGATGTATGTCAGTCAGCCCAGTCTGTCTATTTCTGTACGCGATTTGGAAAAAGAGCTGGGCTTTAAGATTTTCCGTCGGACGAGTTCGGGGACTTTTTTGACCCGTCGTGGTATGGAATTTTACGAGAAAGCGCAGGAATTGGTCAAGGGATTTGATGTTTTTCAAAATCAGTATGCCAATCCTGAGGAAGAAAAGGATGAATTTTCCATTGCCAGTCAGCACTATGACTTCTTGCCACCAACGATTACGGCTTTTTCAGAGCGCTATCCTGACTACAAAAACTTCCGTATTTTTGAGTCTACTACAGTTCAAATCCTAGATGAAGTAGCTCAGGGTCATAGTGAGATTGGGATTATTTACCTTAATAATCAAAATCAAAAGGGAATTATGCAACGGGTTGAAAAGTTAGGTCTCGAAGTCATTGAGTTGATTCCTTTTCATACTCACATCTATTTGCGTGAAGGACATCCCTTGGCGGAAAAAGAAGAACTGGTCATGGAGGATTTAGCTGATTTACCAACAGTTCGCTTTACTCAGGAAAAGGACGAGTACCTTTACTATTCAGAGAACTTTGTTGATACCAGTGCTAGCTCCCAGATGTTCAATGTGACGGACCGTGCTACCTTAAATGGTATTTTAGAGCGAACGGATGCGTATGCGACGGGGTCTGGATTTTTGGATAGTGATAGTGTTAATGGCATTACAGTTATTCGCCTCAAGGATAATTTAGATAATCGCATGGTTTATGTCAAACGGGAAGAAGTCGAGCTTAGTCAAGCTGGGACACTCTTCGTTGAGGTCATGCAAGAATATTTTGATCAAAAGAGGAAATCATGA
- a CDS encoding YoaK family protein, whose amino-acid sequence MRLLPIRKISRQSKRLALFLTFCAGYVDAYTFIVRGNTLVAGQTGNVVFLSVGLIQHNVSDASAKVMTLLAFMMGVLLLTIYKEKLRIVKKPILSLIPLAVLSIIIGFVPLSVDNIYLVPPLAFCMGLVTTAFGEVSGIAYNNAFMTGNIKRTMLAFGDYFRTKHTPFLREALIFVSLLTSFVLGVVFSAYLTVFYHEKTILGVPVMMSIFYLSMLFASWKKKGKEKT is encoded by the coding sequence ATGAGATTATTACCAATAAGAAAAATATCACGTCAGTCTAAGAGGCTAGCGCTTTTTTTGACTTTTTGTGCAGGATATGTCGATGCCTATACCTTTATTGTGCGAGGAAATACCCTTGTGGCAGGACAGACTGGGAATGTGGTTTTTCTATCAGTAGGACTCATTCAACATAATGTGTCAGATGCTAGTGCCAAAGTAATGACCTTGCTAGCTTTTATGATGGGGGTCCTTTTATTAACTATTTATAAGGAAAAATTGAGAATTGTTAAAAAGCCGATTTTGTCCTTGATCCCACTCGCGGTATTATCCATAATCATTGGGTTTGTTCCCTTGTCAGTAGACAATATCTACTTAGTCCCACCTTTAGCCTTTTGTATGGGATTGGTGACAACAGCCTTTGGAGAAGTGTCGGGGATTGCCTATAATAATGCCTTTATGACAGGGAATATTAAACGAACCATGTTGGCTTTTGGGGATTATTTCCGGACTAAACATACGCCCTTCCTGCGTGAAGCCTTGATTTTCGTTAGCCTACTTACCAGCTTTGTTCTTGGAGTTGTCTTTTCAGCCTATTTGACGGTTTTCTATCATGAAAAGACGATTCTAGGTGTTCCCGTGATGATGAGCATCTTTTACCTCAGTATGCTTTTTGCTTCTTGGAAGAAAAAAGGGAAAGAAAAAACTTAA
- the rplU gene encoding 50S ribosomal protein L21 yields the protein MSTYAIIKTGGKQVKVEVGQAVYVEKLNVEAGQEVTFNEVVLVGGENTVVGTPLVAGATVVGTVEKQGKQKKVVTYKYKPKKGSHRKQGHRQPYTKVVINAINA from the coding sequence ATGAGCACATACGCAATTATCAAAACTGGCGGAAAACAAGTTAAAGTTGAAGTTGGTCAAGCAGTTTACGTTGAAAAATTGAACGTTGAAGCTGGTCAAGAAGTTACTTTTAACGAAGTTGTTCTTGTTGGTGGTGAAAACACTGTTGTCGGAACTCCACTTGTTGCTGGAGCTACTGTAGTTGGAACTGTTGAAAAACAAGGAAAACAAAAGAAAGTTGTTACTTACAAGTACAAACCTAAAAAAGGTAGCCACCGTAAACAAGGTCACCGTCAACCATATACAAAAGTTGTCATCAACGCAATCAACGCTTAA
- a CDS encoding Gfo/Idh/MocA family protein — MLKLGVIGTGAISHHFIEAAHASEEYQLVAVYSRKLETAATFASRYQNVQLFDQLEDFFKSSFDVVYIASPNSLHFVQAKVALSFGKHVILEKPAVTQPHEWLDLRQTAEKNHCFIFEAARNYHEEAFTTIKNFLADKQVLGADFNYAKYSSKMPDLLAGQTPNVFSDRFAGGALMDLGIYPLYAAVRLFGKAQDATYQAQQLDNSIDLNGDGTLFYPDFQVHIKAGKNITSNLPCEIYTLDGTLTLNTIEHVRSAIFTDHQGNQVQLPTQQAPHTMAEEATAFAHMIQQPDQTLYQNWLDDAGSVHDLLYTMRQTAGIRFEGEK, encoded by the coding sequence ATGCTTAAATTAGGTGTCATCGGAACAGGCGCTATCAGCCATCATTTCATAGAAGCAGCCCATGCTAGCGAAGAATACCAGCTGGTCGCAGTCTATTCTAGAAAACTAGAAACTGCCGCAACCTTTGCTTCTCGCTATCAAAATGTCCAACTCTTTGATCAATTAGAAGACTTCTTCAAGTCTTCCTTTGATGTAGTCTATATCGCCAGTCCAAACTCCTTGCATTTTGTTCAAGCCAAGGTTGCCTTGTCTTTTGGTAAGCATGTTATTCTTGAAAAGCCAGCTGTCACTCAGCCACATGAATGGCTAGATTTGAGGCAAACAGCTGAGAAAAATCACTGTTTTATCTTTGAAGCAGCTCGTAATTACCACGAAGAAGCTTTTACCACTATCAAAAACTTTTTAGCAGACAAGCAAGTGCTAGGAGCAGATTTTAACTATGCCAAGTATTCTTCCAAGATGCCTGACTTGTTGGCTGGACAGACACCCAATGTCTTTTCAGACCGTTTTGCTGGTGGAGCCCTTATGGACTTGGGGATTTATCCTCTCTACGCAGCCGTTCGCCTTTTTGGAAAGGCTCAGGACGCGACCTACCAGGCTCAACAACTTGACAATAGCATTGACCTAAATGGAGACGGTACCCTCTTCTACCCCGACTTCCAAGTTCATATCAAGGCAGGAAAAAACATCACTTCCAATCTTCCTTGCGAGATTTATACATTAGATGGAACCTTAACACTCAACACGATTGAACATGTCCGCTCAGCTATTTTTACCGACCACCAAGGAAATCAAGTCCAGCTCCCTACCCAACAAGCTCCTCATACGATGGCTGAGGAAGCCACTGCATTTGCACACATGATCCAGCAACCAGACCAGACACTTTACCAGAACTGGCTGGATGATGCGGGTTCTGTTCATGACCTATTATATACCATGCGCCAGACTGCTGGCATTAGATTTGAGGGAGAAAAATGA
- a CDS encoding HD domain-containing protein: protein MNEKVFRDPVHNYIHVNNQVIYDLINTKEFQRLRRIKQLGTSSYTFHGGEHSRFSHCLGVYEIARRITEIFEEKYPEEWDPAESLLTMTAALLHDLGHGAYSHTFENLFDTDHEAITQEIIQSPETEIHQVLLQVAPDFPEKVASVIDHTYPNKQVVQLISSQIDADRMDYLLRDSYFTGASYGEFDLTRILRVIRPIENGIAFQRNGMHAIEDYVLSRYQMYMQVYFHPATRAMEVLLQNLLKRAKELYPEDKDFFARTSPHLLPFFEKKVTLTDYLALDDGVMNTYFQLWMTSPDKILADLSQRFVNRKVFKSITFSQEDQDQLATMRKLVEEIGFDPDYYTAIHKNFDLPYDIYRPESENPRTQIEILQKNGELAELSSLSPIVQSLAGSRHGDNRFYFPKEMLDQNSIFVNITQQFLHLIENDHFSPNKNE from the coding sequence ATGAACGAAAAAGTATTCCGTGACCCAGTTCACAACTATATCCATGTTAATAATCAGGTCATCTATGACTTGATCAATACAAAAGAATTTCAACGTCTGCGCCGTATTAAGCAACTCGGCACATCCAGTTATACCTTCCACGGTGGGGAGCACAGTCGTTTTTCTCACTGCCTCGGGGTCTATGAGATTGCACGTCGTATCACAGAGATTTTTGAAGAAAAATATCCTGAAGAATGGGATCCCGCTGAGTCTCTCTTGACCATGACCGCTGCTCTCCTACATGACCTTGGGCATGGTGCCTATTCGCATACTTTTGAAAATCTTTTTGATACAGATCATGAGGCCATTACTCAGGAAATCATCCAAAGTCCTGAGACAGAGATTCACCAAGTCCTGCTTCAAGTAGCGCCAGATTTCCCAGAAAAGGTAGCCAGTGTCATCGACCATACCTATCCTAACAAGCAGGTCGTGCAGCTCATTTCTAGTCAAATTGATGCAGACCGCATGGACTATCTCTTGCGCGACTCCTATTTTACAGGAGCATCTTATGGGGAATTTGACCTGACTCGAATCCTCCGAGTGATTCGTCCTATCGAAAATGGTATCGCCTTTCAGCGTAATGGCATGCATGCCATCGAAGACTATGTCCTCAGTCGCTACCAGATGTATATGCAGGTTTATTTCCACCCAGCAACACGCGCCATGGAAGTTCTCCTGCAGAATCTCCTCAAACGTGCCAAGGAACTCTACCCTGAGGACAAGGACTTCTTTGCACGAACTTCTCCACATCTCCTCCCTTTTTTCGAGAAGAAAGTCACTCTAACTGACTATCTGGCTCTTGATGATGGCGTGATGAATACCTACTTCCAGCTCTGGATGACCAGTCCTGACAAAATTCTAGCAGACTTGTCGCAACGCTTTGTCAACCGCAAGGTCTTTAAATCCATCACCTTTTCACAAGAAGACCAAGACCAACTCGCAACCATGAGAAAATTGGTTGAAGAAATCGGTTTTGATCCAGACTACTACACTGCTATTCATAAGAACTTTGACCTCCCTTATGATATCTATCGTCCCGAATCTGAAAATCCACGGACTCAGATTGAAATTTTACAAAAAAATGGGGAGCTGGCAGAACTCTCTAGCCTGTCTCCTATCGTCCAATCCCTTGCTGGCAGCCGCCACGGAGATAATCGTTTCTATTTCCCAAAAGAAATGTTAGATCAAAACAGCATTTTCGTAAATATCACCCAGCAATTTTTACACTTGATTGAGAACGATCATTTTAGCCCAAATAAGAACGAATAG
- a CDS encoding DEAD/DEAH box helicase, whose amino-acid sequence MKTKLPIEWQELSNRLGFQEFTPIQTQLFEPLLAGENLLGVSPTGTGKTLAYLLPSLLRLQKKKAQQLLILAPNTELAGQIFDVCKTWAEAIGLTAQLFLSGSSQKRQIERLKKGPEILIGTPGRIFELIKLKKIKMMNVETIILDEFDQLLDDSQIHFVEKITHYAPRDHQLVYMSATTKFDQEKIAPNTRTIDLSDQKLDNIQHFYMQVDQRHRVDMLRKLAHVEDFRGLVFFNSLSDLGSAEEKLQYRDILAVSLASDVNVKFRKVILEKFKDKQLTLLLATDLLARGIDIDSLECVVNFDIPRDIETYTHRAGRTGRMGKEGYVITLVTHPEELKKLKKFANAREIILKNQELYIK is encoded by the coding sequence ATGAAAACCAAACTACCTATTGAATGGCAAGAACTAAGTAACCGACTTGGTTTCCAAGAATTCACCCCCATTCAAACTCAACTATTTGAGCCCCTTCTTGCTGGAGAAAACCTCCTAGGAGTGAGCCCAACAGGAACTGGTAAGACCCTAGCTTACCTCCTACCGAGTCTACTCAGACTACAAAAGAAAAAAGCCCAGCAACTCTTGATTCTAGCACCAAATACAGAACTTGCTGGACAGATTTTTGATGTATGTAAAACGTGGGCTGAAGCTATCGGCTTGACTGCTCAGCTCTTCTTATCAGGTTCGAGTCAGAAACGTCAGATTGAACGCCTAAAAAAAGGGCCAGAAATTCTGATTGGAACTCCTGGCCGTATCTTTGAGTTGATTAAATTGAAAAAAATCAAGATGATGAATGTGGAAACCATCATCCTGGATGAATTTGACCAATTGCTCGATGATTCTCAGATTCACTTTGTCGAGAAAATTACTCACTACGCACCTCGTGACCACCAACTCGTCTACATGAGTGCGACGACCAAGTTTGACCAAGAAAAGATTGCTCCAAACACGCGCACCATCGACCTTTCTGACCAAAAGTTGGACAACATCCAACACTTCTACATGCAGGTAGACCAACGTCACCGAGTGGATATGCTACGAAAGCTTGCTCATGTAGAGGACTTTCGTGGTCTGGTCTTCTTTAACAGCCTATCAGACCTTGGGAGCGCAGAGGAAAAACTACAGTATCGGGATATCTTGGCTGTTTCCCTCGCTAGCGATGTCAATGTCAAGTTTAGAAAAGTTATCTTGGAAAAGTTTAAGGATAAGCAGCTAACCTTGCTCCTTGCAACTGACCTTCTGGCTCGTGGAATTGATATCGATAGCCTAGAATGTGTCGTAAACTTTGATATTCCTAGAGATATCGAAACTTACACCCACCGCGCTGGCCGTACAGGTCGCATGGGCAAAGAGGGCTATGTTATCACTCTCGTAACCCATCCTGAAGAACTAAAAAAACTCAAGAAGTTTGCAAATGCACGTGAAATTATCCTAAAAAACCAAGAACTCTATATTAAATAA
- a CDS encoding RluA family pseudouridine synthase: MEIKIETGGQRLDKALSDLTELSRSLANEQIKAGQVLVNGQAKKAKYTVQEGDVVTYHVPEPEVLEYVAENLPLEIIYQDEDVAVVNKPQGMVVHPSAGHTSGTLVNALMYHIKDLSGINGVLRPGIVHRIDKDTSGLLMIAKNDEAHLALAQELKDKKSLRKYWAIVHGNLPNDRGVIEAPIGRSEKDRKKQAVTAKGKPAVTRFQVLERFGDYSLVELQLETGRTHQIRVHMAYIGHPVAGDEVYGPRKTLKGHGQFLHAKTLGFTHPRTGETLEFTADIPEIFKETLERLRKTENR, from the coding sequence ATGGAAATAAAAATTGAAACTGGTGGGCAACGTTTAGACAAGGCTCTGTCTGACCTGACAGAATTGTCACGCAGTCTCGCTAATGAACAAATCAAGGCTGGACAAGTTTTGGTTAATGGGCAAGCCAAGAAAGCAAAATACACTGTCCAAGAGGGCGATGTCGTCACCTACCATGTGCCAGAACCAGAGGTTTTAGAGTATGTGGCTGAGAATCTGCCACTCGAGATCATCTACCAAGATGAGGATGTAGCCGTTGTTAACAAACCTCAAGGCATGGTGGTCCATCCCAGCGCAGGTCATACTAGTGGAACCTTGGTCAATGCCCTCATGTACCATATCAAGGACCTGTCAGGTATCAATGGGGTTCTCCGCCCAGGAATCGTTCACCGCATTGACAAGGACACGTCTGGTCTGCTCATGATTGCTAAGAATGATGAGGCTCACTTAGCGCTCGCTCAAGAACTCAAGGACAAGAAGTCTCTACGCAAATACTGGGCGATTGTTCATGGCAATCTGCCAAATGATCGTGGTGTGATTGAAGCACCGATTGGTCGGAGCGAAAAAGACCGTAAGAAACAGGCTGTGACTGCTAAAGGGAAGCCAGCAGTGACCCGTTTTCAGGTTTTGGAACGTTTTGGTGATTATAGCTTAGTGGAGTTGCAACTGGAAACAGGGCGTACCCACCAAATCCGTGTTCATATGGCTTATATTGGCCATCCGGTCGCTGGGGATGAGGTCTATGGTCCACGCAAAACCTTGAAAGGACATGGACAATTCCTCCATGCTAAAACTCTAGGTTTTACTCATCCGAGAACAGGTGAAACCTTGGAGTTCACAGCAGATATTCCAGAGATTTTTAAAGAAACGCTGGAAAGATTGCGTAAAACTGAGAATAGATAA
- the yidA gene encoding sugar-phosphatase translates to MSIKLIAVDIDGTLVNSKKEITPEVFSAIQDAKQAGVKIVIATGRPIAGVAKLLDDLQLRDEGDYVVTFNGGLVQETATGHEIISESLTYEDYLDMEFLSRKLGVHMHAITKDGIYTANRNIGKYTVHESTLVSMPIFYRTPEEMADKEIVKCMFIDEPEILDAAIEKIPAEFYERYSINKSAPFYLELLKKNVDKGSAITHLAEKLGLTKDETMAIGDEENDRAMLEVVGNPVVMENGNPELKKIAKYITKTNDESGVAHAIRTWVL, encoded by the coding sequence ATGAGTATTAAACTAATCGCCGTCGATATCGATGGTACCCTAGTCAACAGTAAAAAGGAAATCACTCCTGAAGTCTTTTCTGCCATCCAAGACGCCAAACAAGCCGGTGTCAAAATCGTGATTGCAACGGGTCGTCCCATCGCAGGTGTTGCCAAACTTCTGGATGACTTGCAGTTAAGAGACGAGGGTGACTATGTAGTAACCTTCAACGGTGGCCTTGTCCAAGAAACTGCGACTGGACATGAAATTATCAGCGAATCCTTGACCTATGAGGATTATCTGGATATGGAATTCCTCAGTCGCAAGCTCGGTGTCCACATGCACGCCATTACCAAGGACGGTATCTACACTGCCAATCGCAATATCGGAAAATACACGGTGCACGAATCAACCCTCGTCAGCATGCCCATCTTCTACCGTACTCCTGAAGAAATGGCTGACAAAGAAATCGTCAAGTGTATGTTTATCGATGAACCTGAGATTCTCGATGCTGCAATTGAAAAAATCCCAGCAGAATTTTACGAACGCTACTCTATCAACAAATCTGCTCCTTTCTACCTAGAACTCCTTAAAAAGAATGTAGACAAGGGTTCAGCGATAACTCACTTAGCTGAAAAACTCGGATTGACCAAAGATGAAACTATGGCGATCGGGGACGAAGAAAATGACCGCGCCATGCTCGAAGTCGTTGGAAACCCCGTTGTTATGGAAAATGGAAATCCAGAACTCAAAAAAATCGCCAAATACATCACCAAAACGAATGACGAATCTGGCGTAGCCCATGCTATTCGTACGTGGGTCTTGTAA
- a CDS encoding ribosomal-processing cysteine protease Prp, with product MIQAVFERAEDGELRSAEITGHAESGEYGLDVVCASVSTLAINFINSIEKFAGYEPILELNEDEGGYLMVEIPKDLPSHQREMTQLFFESFFLGMANLSEDSSEFVQTRVITEN from the coding sequence ATGATACAAGCAGTCTTTGAGAGAGCCGAAGATGGCGAGCTGAGGAGTGCGGAAATTACTGGACACGCCGAGAGTGGCGAATACGGCTTAGATGTCGTGTGTGCATCGGTTTCTACGCTTGCCATTAACTTTATCAATTCCATTGAGAAATTTGCAGGCTATGAACCAATCCTAGAATTAAACGAAGATGAAGGTGGCTATCTGATGGTGGAAATACCAAAAGATCTTCCTTCACACCAGAGAGAAATGACCCAGTTATTCTTCGAATCATTTTTCTTGGGTATGGCAAACTTATCGGAGGACTCATCTGAGTTCGTCCAAACCAGAGTTATCACAGAAAACTAA
- a CDS encoding DUF1934 domain-containing protein has translation MKIRMRNTIQFDEQLEVIDQLYDVEVREKGDYGYLLFYNEEKEKVVLKFHQEELVMSRFSNPKTIMRFLRDSDSLAYIPTPMGMQEFIIQTSRYEVDGQKIHLDYQLQNQEGHPFASYQLEITWG, from the coding sequence GTGAAGATTCGGATGCGAAATACGATTCAGTTTGATGAACAGTTGGAAGTCATTGATCAACTCTATGACGTGGAAGTGCGTGAAAAAGGAGATTATGGCTATTTACTCTTTTATAATGAGGAAAAGGAAAAAGTGGTTCTCAAATTTCATCAAGAAGAACTGGTGATGAGCCGATTTTCCAATCCCAAGACCATTATGCGCTTTCTAAGGGATAGCGATAGTTTAGCCTATATCCCTACTCCAATGGGTATGCAGGAGTTTATCATCCAAACGAGCCGTTATGAAGTTGATGGGCAAAAGATTCATTTAGATTATCAACTACAAAATCAAGAGGGACACCCCTTTGCCAGCTATCAATTGGAAATTACTTGGGGATAA
- the proB gene encoding glutamate 5-kinase: MKYKRIVFKVGTSSLTNEDGSLSRSKVKVITQQLAMLHEAGHELILVSSGAVAAGFGALGFKKRPIKIADKQASAAVGQGLLLEEYTTNLLMHQIVSAQILLTQDDFVDKRRYKNAHQALSVLLHRGAIPIINENDSVVIDELKVGDNDTLSAQVAAMVQADLLVLLTDVDGLYTGNPNSDPRAKRLEKIETINREIIDMAGGAGSSNGTGGMLTKIKAATIATESGVPVYICSSMKSDALIEAAEETKDGSFFVAQEKGLRTQKQWLAFYAQSQGTIWVDGGAAEALSKNGKSLLLSGVVEVEGNFSYHDIVTVADKETGQSLGKGRVQFGVSALEDMLRSQKAKGVLIHRDDWISITPEIQLLFTEF; this comes from the coding sequence ATGAAGTACAAACGAATCGTCTTTAAGGTGGGGACTTCGTCCTTGACAAATGAAGACGGGAGTTTATCAAGAAGTAAAGTAAAGGTAATTACCCAACAATTAGCTATGCTGCATGAAGCTGGACATGAGTTGATTTTGGTGTCATCTGGGGCAGTTGCCGCTGGATTTGGAGCTTTGGGTTTTAAAAAACGTCCGATCAAGATTGCAGATAAACAAGCTTCTGCTGCAGTTGGTCAGGGACTTTTGTTGGAGGAATACACAACCAACCTCCTCATGCACCAAATCGTCTCCGCGCAAATCTTGCTGACCCAGGATGATTTTGTAGATAAACGTCGTTATAAGAATGCCCATCAGGCCTTGTCTGTATTGCTTCATCGTGGAGCGATTCCCATCATCAATGAAAATGACAGTGTCGTCATTGACGAACTCAAGGTGGGTGATAATGACACTCTGAGTGCTCAGGTAGCAGCGATGGTCCAAGCAGACCTTTTGGTTCTCTTGACCGATGTGGATGGTCTCTATACTGGCAATCCCAACTCAGATCCAAGAGCTAAACGTCTTGAGAAAATCGAGACTATCAATCGTGAGATTATTGATATGGCTGGTGGAGCAGGTTCGTCTAATGGTACAGGTGGTATGTTGACTAAAATCAAGGCGGCTACGATTGCAACGGAGTCAGGTGTGCCAGTCTATATCTGCTCTTCCATGAAATCTGATGCCTTGATCGAGGCAGCGGAGGAGACCAAGGATGGTTCCTTCTTTGTTGCGCAAGAGAAGGGACTTCGTACCCAGAAACAATGGCTGGCCTTCTATGCTCAAAGTCAGGGGACGATTTGGGTAGATGGTGGAGCTGCAGAAGCACTTTCAAAAAACGGAAAAAGTCTCCTTTTATCAGGTGTGGTAGAAGTGGAAGGGAACTTCTCTTACCACGATATTGTAACAGTAGCAGATAAAGAAACGGGTCAATCTCTTGGAAAGGGACGTGTCCAATTTGGTGTCTCAGCCCTAGAAGATATGCTCCGTTCTCAAAAAGCTAAGGGAGTCTTGATTCACCGTGATGACTGGATTTCCATCACTCCTGAAATCCAGCTGCTCTTTACAGAATTTTAG
- the lspA gene encoding signal peptidase II yields the protein MKKRGIVAVIVLLLIALDQWVKAYVVQQIPLGEVRSWIPNLVSLTYLQNRGAAFSMLQDQQWFFAIITLVVMAGAIWYLHKHMEASLWLVFGLTLIIAGGLGNFIDRMSQGFVVDMFHLDFINFAIFNVADSYLTVGVVVLLIAMLKEEVNGNKN from the coding sequence ATGAAAAAAAGAGGAATAGTGGCAGTGATTGTACTGCTCTTAATTGCACTGGATCAGTGGGTTAAAGCCTATGTCGTCCAACAGATACCTTTGGGAGAGGTTCGGTCTTGGATACCCAATCTCGTTAGCTTGACCTACCTGCAAAATAGAGGGGCAGCCTTCTCTATGTTACAAGACCAGCAGTGGTTTTTTGCTATCATTACCTTGGTTGTTATGGCGGGTGCCATTTGGTATCTACATAAGCACATGGAGGCTTCTCTTTGGCTGGTCTTTGGACTGACTCTGATAATCGCAGGAGGTCTTGGCAACTTTATCGACAGGATGAGTCAAGGTTTTGTGGTGGATATGTTTCACCTAGACTTTATCAACTTTGCGATTTTCAATGTGGCTGACAGCTATTTGACAGTTGGTGTCGTTGTTTTATTGATTGCAATGCTTAAAGAGGAAGTAAATGGAAATAAAAATTGA
- the rpmA gene encoding 50S ribosomal protein L27, protein MLKMTLNNLQLFAHKKGGGSTSNGRDSQAKRLGAKAADGQTVTGGSILYRQRGTHIYPGVNVGRGGDDTLFAKVEGVVRFERKGRDKKQVSVYPIAK, encoded by the coding sequence ATGTTAAAAATGACTCTTAACAACTTGCAACTTTTCGCCCACAAAAAGGGTGGAGGTTCTACATCAAACGGACGTGATTCACAAGCGAAACGTCTTGGAGCTAAAGCAGCTGACGGACAAACTGTAACAGGTGGATCAATCCTTTACCGTCAACGTGGTACACACATCTATCCAGGTGTAAACGTTGGACGTGGTGGAGACGATACTTTGTTCGCTAAAGTTGAAGGCGTAGTACGCTTTGAACGTAAAGGTCGCGATAAGAAACAAGTTTCTGTTTATCCAATCGCTAAATAA